The Streptomyces albofaciens JCM 4342 genome has a segment encoding these proteins:
- a CDS encoding SUKH-4 family immunity protein, whose product MITQAQAQATADRWLNPEGHQGPPRQVGMQEFDLGWVVWAVPPPPETDPVTGGRRPPAEVGNACGVVDRASGELTVWPSVPVDEVVRMYQQKHGAGSGAPAPAPAVPPVTGPGNTAVATYRDPASGEETNLVRVSGPGLPPAEYQLADELRRIGVRGEDVSAVHTDLRPALLPGGYTGDFVFRAFPNARFSCTEGYGMAPEQRAEGVAGLLRHVEMMHQLAGQQPPPRPHRLPVPSPDSVPRAEPVRDVALGKRLAEVFGPQGVLRPDADDIAGTQLPEAAKKTLTWAGLPVEVPYFFTADQADRAPAGGLLTDAATHLRAIGTEATEETLGNLAGHVRIGTDGGYVITVQCTAPEESQALIGAVWAVQPSTGGGRFVNASLAAFLRSLALLTTTRQQMRGMDPRAAGAAVAAFQEQLVAIDAWSLDSDKNWWSLIVEQMWHGLF is encoded by the coding sequence GTGATCACCCAGGCGCAGGCCCAGGCCACCGCCGACCGCTGGCTCAACCCCGAGGGGCACCAGGGCCCGCCGCGCCAGGTCGGCATGCAGGAGTTCGACCTCGGCTGGGTGGTGTGGGCCGTTCCGCCGCCGCCCGAGACCGACCCGGTGACCGGTGGGCGCCGGCCGCCGGCCGAGGTGGGCAACGCCTGCGGTGTCGTCGACCGGGCCAGCGGCGAGCTGACGGTCTGGCCGTCCGTACCGGTCGACGAGGTCGTACGGATGTACCAGCAGAAGCACGGCGCGGGCAGCGGCGCCCCCGCCCCGGCGCCCGCCGTACCCCCGGTCACCGGCCCCGGCAACACCGCCGTCGCGACGTACCGCGACCCGGCGAGCGGCGAGGAGACCAACCTCGTGCGGGTGTCCGGCCCCGGCCTGCCGCCCGCCGAGTACCAACTCGCGGACGAGCTGCGGCGCATCGGCGTACGCGGCGAGGACGTGAGCGCCGTGCACACCGACCTGCGCCCGGCGCTGCTCCCCGGTGGCTATACGGGCGACTTCGTCTTCCGTGCCTTCCCGAACGCCCGCTTCTCCTGCACCGAGGGCTACGGCATGGCGCCCGAGCAGCGCGCCGAGGGCGTCGCCGGGCTGCTCCGGCACGTCGAGATGATGCACCAGCTCGCCGGACAGCAGCCGCCGCCGCGCCCGCATCGCCTGCCGGTCCCGTCGCCCGACAGCGTGCCGCGCGCCGAGCCCGTACGGGACGTGGCGCTCGGCAAGCGGCTCGCCGAGGTCTTCGGCCCGCAGGGCGTACTGCGTCCGGACGCCGACGACATCGCGGGCACCCAGCTGCCCGAGGCCGCCAAGAAGACGCTGACCTGGGCCGGGCTGCCCGTGGAAGTGCCGTACTTCTTCACCGCCGACCAGGCGGACCGGGCGCCCGCCGGCGGCCTGCTCACGGACGCGGCGACGCATCTGCGCGCGATCGGCACCGAGGCCACCGAGGAGACGCTCGGAAACCTGGCGGGCCACGTCCGCATCGGCACCGACGGCGGCTATGTGATCACCGTCCAGTGCACGGCGCCGGAGGAGAGCCAGGCGCTGATCGGCGCCGTGTGGGCGGTCCAGCCGTCCACGGGCGGCGGCCGGTTCGTCAACGCCTCGCTTGCGGCGTTCCTGCGGTCGCTGGCCCTGCTGACGACCACCCGGCAGCAGATGCGGGGCATGGACCCACGCGCAGCGGGGGCGGCGGTCGCCGCCTTCCAGGAGCAGCTGGTCGCGATCGACGCGTGGTCCCTGGACAGCGACAAGAACTGGTGGTCCCTGATCGTCGAGCAGATGTGGCACGGCTTGTTCTGA
- a CDS encoding WXG100 family type VII secretion target: protein MTERRNPRALHEAAAGWRDMGKHLDGLVRGLDRHVGEAAAANWQGPAGEAFAAEWHRLKRSVDETLPVFELAAADLENAASQDKAAHAGAGSGAHDSAPASAQDDGAQSSGTQTAYGFMALGQLATSLGGAFRGKGGRGGGQGQRPAVTAQWETSHAPHGPDPFGPPRAGDAKGARGGAGVAKGVRTGEPAADGGAAGATPRATAGPAGSAAPVAPAARGAKASETPQTAESPESSGASGATGVADKATGAPSAAPEGDVGKQSASKTQPAADNADNADNKTAKEPDVRRHGAFG, encoded by the coding sequence GTGACCGAGCGGCGCAACCCCCGGGCCCTGCACGAGGCGGCGGCCGGCTGGCGGGACATGGGCAAGCACCTGGACGGCCTCGTACGGGGCCTGGACCGGCATGTGGGCGAGGCCGCGGCGGCCAACTGGCAGGGCCCGGCGGGCGAGGCGTTCGCGGCGGAGTGGCACCGCCTCAAGCGGTCCGTCGACGAGACGCTGCCGGTCTTCGAACTGGCCGCCGCCGACCTGGAGAACGCCGCCTCCCAGGACAAGGCGGCGCACGCGGGCGCGGGCTCCGGCGCTCACGACTCCGCGCCGGCTTCTGCCCAGGACGACGGCGCCCAGTCGTCCGGTACGCAGACCGCGTACGGCTTCATGGCCCTGGGCCAGCTGGCCACGTCGCTCGGCGGCGCCTTCCGCGGCAAGGGCGGCAGGGGAGGCGGGCAGGGGCAGCGGCCCGCGGTCACGGCCCAGTGGGAGACCTCCCACGCGCCTCACGGGCCCGACCCGTTCGGCCCGCCGCGGGCCGGTGACGCGAAGGGCGCGCGGGGCGGCGCGGGCGTGGCCAAGGGCGTACGTACGGGAGAGCCCGCGGCCGACGGGGGCGCCGCCGGGGCCACGCCGAGGGCGACGGCCGGACCGGCCGGGTCCGCGGCGCCGGTCGCCCCGGCAGCTCGGGGCGCCAAAGCCTCCGAAACCCCCCAAACGGCCGAATCCCCCGAATCCTCCGGGGCTTCCGGCGCGACCGGAGTGGCGGACAAGGCCACGGGCGCCCCGTCGGCCGCCCCTGAAGGCGACGTCGGCAAACAGTCCGCCTCCAAGACGCAGCCCGCTGCCGACAACGCCGACAACGCCGACAACAAGACCGCCAAGGAACCCGACGTCCGCCGCCACGGCGCCTTCGGCTGA
- the eccD gene encoding type VII secretion integral membrane protein EccD, whose product MSTTTGTGFCRVTVAAPDARIDVALPEDVALVDIYPEILRLSGQSQAEGAPTGYHLVRRDGTVLDAGQSLAQQRILDGDLLLLRPFAESLPLPVFDDVSDAVASAVKRNRNRWSDDLMNIVGLTAGVLLLVMMAFALWFSNPADRDMHRLPGIIAGVTGIVLVALAGVRARVYDDHASSIALGLASLPHLLLAGSGIMPVADGEGPGRLQFLVGCVTVLIASVLLVVLLPRGDAPFVAAAFLASIGTLAVFASILTEAEPREVAAVTAVVAIAVVAWLPSLSSRFARLPIGYKSPDQIAKGPHDGDQDAMTESVDFIKIGNQAKRGHELLLGLVAGCSALVVGAAGVVLGFSDNVWAQLLALAAGITIMLRARLFDYTAQVACLTVAGILTIVLLILGISLHPPVDVLADLVRFGDSGPLNIRTVWFSASIAAGAAVLVGVGLVVPKKGVTPFWGRLFDIFDGVVLLSLVPLCLAVLDVYGTVRGLTSSS is encoded by the coding sequence GTGAGCACGACTACAGGCACCGGCTTCTGCCGGGTCACAGTCGCCGCGCCGGACGCACGGATCGACGTGGCACTGCCCGAGGATGTCGCACTCGTCGATATTTATCCGGAGATCCTGCGGCTCTCCGGCCAGTCCCAGGCGGAGGGCGCCCCCACCGGATACCACCTGGTGCGCCGGGACGGCACGGTCCTGGACGCCGGCCAGTCCCTCGCCCAGCAGCGCATCCTCGACGGCGACCTGCTCCTGCTGCGGCCGTTCGCGGAGTCGCTGCCGCTGCCGGTCTTCGACGACGTCTCGGACGCCGTCGCCTCCGCGGTCAAGCGCAACCGCAACCGCTGGAGCGACGACCTGATGAACATCGTCGGCCTCACCGCCGGCGTGCTGCTGCTCGTCATGATGGCGTTCGCGCTGTGGTTCTCGAACCCGGCCGACCGCGACATGCACCGCCTGCCCGGCATCATCGCGGGCGTCACCGGCATCGTCCTGGTCGCGCTGGCCGGCGTACGGGCCCGGGTCTACGACGACCACGCCTCCTCCATCGCGCTGGGCCTGGCCTCGCTGCCGCACCTGCTGCTCGCCGGCTCCGGCATCATGCCGGTGGCCGACGGCGAGGGCCCGGGCCGCCTGCAGTTCCTGGTCGGCTGCGTGACCGTACTGATCGCGTCCGTCCTCCTGGTGGTGCTGCTGCCGCGCGGCGACGCGCCCTTCGTGGCCGCCGCCTTCCTGGCCAGCATCGGCACCCTCGCGGTCTTCGCGTCCATCCTCACCGAGGCCGAGCCGCGCGAGGTCGCCGCGGTCACCGCCGTCGTCGCCATCGCCGTCGTCGCCTGGCTGCCCAGCCTGTCCTCGCGCTTCGCCCGGCTGCCCATCGGCTACAAGTCGCCCGACCAGATCGCCAAGGGCCCGCACGACGGCGACCAGGACGCCATGACCGAGTCGGTCGACTTCATCAAGATCGGCAACCAGGCCAAGCGCGGCCACGAACTGCTGCTCGGCCTGGTCGCGGGCTGCTCCGCCCTGGTCGTCGGCGCGGCCGGTGTCGTCCTCGGCTTCTCCGACAACGTCTGGGCGCAGCTGCTGGCGCTGGCCGCGGGCATCACGATCATGCTGCGCGCCCGGCTCTTCGACTACACCGCGCAGGTCGCCTGCCTCACGGTGGCCGGCATCCTGACGATCGTGCTGCTCATCCTGGGCATCTCGCTGCACCCGCCGGTCGACGTCCTCGCCGACCTGGTGCGCTTCGGCGACTCCGGGCCGCTCAACATCCGTACGGTCTGGTTCTCCGCCAGCATCGCGGCCGGCGCCGCCGTCCTGGTCGGCGTGGGCCTGGTCGTCCCGAAGAAGGGCGTCACCCCCTTCTGGGGCCGCCTCTTCGACATCTTCGACGGCGTCGTCCTGCTGTCGCTGGTGCCGCTGTGCCTGGCGGTGCTGGACGTGTACGGCACCGTACGCGGCCTGACCAGCTCCTCGTAG
- the eccCa gene encoding type VII secretion protein EccCa: MSVVIVKRPPRALPPEIPSEELTLEAPPELPREGEDNMLMNLMPMMGMAGSAGFLFMGTQPFMKIMGGVMVVSTLAMAIVQIVKARQGPSGQMLQERQDYLKYLAQKRKEVRRTARKQRDAQLFVHPDPGQLWSIVAEGKRVWERRATDADFAQVRMGLGPQQLATPLKAPETAPVDELEPLTAHAMKEFLDKHGHLDSLPLAVSLRAFYHLTISGDPDTVYGSARAIIAQLCTLHSPEDLVVAVVAAPGAQAEWEWTKWLPHVQDKTTDGAGTRRLVVGDLGEIEELLADELEGRGRFNPQGTPVTDTPHVVVVLDAGDVPVDSVIAGAEGLQGVTILEIVPGELDEIRGGLAVQVWPGKLVLESASGAVYNGTVDTLSVAEAESLARQLAPLRAGSGADGEEPLLSNLDFTDLMNIGDAGSVDVSRTWRPRTLHERLRVPIGVDKDGQPVMLDIKEASQEGMGPHGLCVGATGSGKSEVLRTLVLALAVTHSSETLNFILADFKGGATFTGMADMPHVAAVITNLADDVSLIDRMRDSITGELQRRQELLRSAGNYANITDYEKARAAGAPLDPLPSLVMVLDEFSELLTAKPDFIDMFIQIGRIGRSMGVHMLLASQRLEEGKLRGLDTFLSYRLGLRTFSAAESRTAIGVPDAYHLPNVPGSGILKYDTETMVQFKAAYVSGPYRGPGATGGGGGGRTNRMPVPFTASPVLAPIVEEIVAEEPSLAEQQDDALADTVLDVIVQRMQGQGPPAHQVWLPPLDESPTVNQLLPALAVTPERGVHAPEYTALGKLVVPVALVDKPFEQRRDVMYLDFSAGAGHGLVVGGPQSGKSTLIRSAMAGFALTHTPAEVQFYCLDFGGGGMLAMEELPHVGGVASRLDAEKVRRTVAEVVGILNEREEFFRANGIDSMGTYRQRRAAGAFPDQKWGDVFLVIDGWGTFKTDYEQLDPVILDIAGRGLGFGIHLILGASRYTEVRPALRDQLLNRVELRLGDPMESEFDRKRAENVPMGRPGRGLSPEKLDYLAALPRIDGNCEPESLSEGMAHLVATVKEHWQGEPAPKVRMLPTLLPASDLPKGGDYPEHGIAIGVDETTLSPAFVDFETDPLLVIYGESESGKSSLLRLIAKQISERYSSDKALMVVSDYRRALLGEIPESHMYKYCAAGPQLQEVITGLAGSLGRRMPGPDVTPEQLRNRSWYDLPDAFVIVDDYDLVATSSGNPLQPLLEYLPFARDLGLRLILARSSSGAGRSSFEPVMQRTKELGAQGLILSGDPGEGPLMGNIKATSLTPGRAHFITRKRGAQLVQTGWLPANSG, translated from the coding sequence GTGAGCGTTGTCATCGTCAAGCGCCCGCCCCGCGCGCTTCCGCCCGAAATCCCCAGTGAGGAGTTGACGCTCGAAGCTCCTCCGGAGCTGCCTCGCGAGGGCGAGGACAACATGCTGATGAACCTCATGCCGATGATGGGCATGGCGGGTTCGGCGGGATTCTTGTTCATGGGCACCCAGCCGTTCATGAAGATCATGGGCGGCGTGATGGTGGTTTCCACCCTCGCGATGGCTATTGTCCAGATCGTCAAGGCCCGGCAAGGGCCTTCCGGGCAAATGCTCCAGGAGCGTCAGGATTACCTCAAATACCTGGCACAGAAGCGAAAGGAAGTACGGCGCACCGCACGCAAACAGCGTGACGCACAGCTTTTCGTCCACCCCGACCCGGGCCAATTGTGGTCGATCGTGGCGGAGGGCAAACGCGTTTGGGAACGCCGGGCGACGGACGCCGACTTCGCACAGGTACGGATGGGACTGGGCCCGCAGCAGCTGGCGACGCCCCTGAAGGCTCCGGAGACCGCGCCGGTCGACGAGCTGGAGCCGCTCACCGCGCACGCGATGAAGGAATTCCTCGACAAGCACGGGCATTTGGACTCGCTGCCGCTCGCGGTCTCGCTGCGCGCCTTCTATCACCTGACGATCTCGGGCGACCCGGACACCGTGTACGGGTCCGCGCGCGCCATCATCGCGCAGTTGTGCACGCTGCACTCGCCGGAGGACCTGGTGGTGGCCGTGGTGGCCGCGCCGGGCGCGCAGGCCGAGTGGGAGTGGACCAAGTGGCTGCCGCACGTCCAGGACAAGACCACCGACGGCGCCGGCACCCGGCGGCTGGTGGTCGGTGACCTGGGCGAGATCGAGGAGCTGCTGGCCGACGAGCTGGAGGGCCGCGGCCGGTTCAACCCGCAGGGCACACCGGTGACCGACACCCCGCACGTGGTGGTCGTGCTGGACGCCGGCGACGTGCCGGTGGACTCGGTGATCGCCGGGGCCGAGGGCCTGCAGGGCGTGACGATCCTGGAGATCGTGCCGGGCGAGCTGGACGAGATCCGCGGCGGTCTGGCCGTACAGGTGTGGCCGGGCAAGCTGGTGCTGGAGTCGGCGAGCGGCGCGGTCTACAACGGCACCGTGGACACCCTCTCGGTCGCCGAGGCGGAGTCGCTGGCGCGCCAGCTCGCGCCGCTGCGGGCCGGCTCGGGCGCCGACGGCGAGGAGCCGCTGCTGTCCAACCTGGACTTCACCGACCTGATGAACATCGGTGACGCCGGTTCGGTGGACGTCTCGCGCACCTGGCGCCCGCGCACGCTGCACGAGCGGCTGCGCGTGCCGATCGGTGTCGACAAGGACGGCCAGCCCGTCATGCTCGACATCAAGGAGGCCTCGCAGGAGGGCATGGGCCCGCACGGCCTGTGCGTCGGCGCGACCGGTTCCGGCAAGTCCGAGGTGCTGCGCACCCTGGTGCTCGCGCTGGCGGTCACCCACTCCTCGGAGACGCTCAACTTCATCCTCGCGGACTTCAAGGGTGGCGCCACCTTCACCGGTATGGCCGACATGCCGCACGTCGCCGCGGTCATCACCAACCTGGCCGACGACGTCAGCCTGATCGACCGCATGCGCGACTCGATCACCGGTGAGCTCCAGCGCCGTCAGGAGCTGCTGCGCTCGGCGGGCAACTACGCCAACATCACCGACTACGAGAAGGCCCGCGCGGCCGGCGCCCCGCTGGACCCGCTGCCCTCGCTGGTGATGGTGCTCGACGAGTTCTCCGAGCTGCTGACCGCCAAGCCGGACTTCATCGACATGTTCATCCAGATCGGCCGGATCGGCCGTTCGATGGGTGTGCACATGCTGCTCGCCTCGCAGCGCCTGGAAGAGGGCAAGCTGCGCGGCCTGGACACGTTCCTGTCGTACCGGCTGGGCCTGCGGACGTTCTCCGCGGCCGAGTCCCGTACGGCGATCGGCGTGCCGGACGCCTACCACCTGCCCAACGTCCCGGGTTCCGGCATCCTGAAGTACGACACCGAGACGATGGTGCAGTTCAAGGCCGCGTACGTGTCCGGTCCGTACCGCGGGCCCGGGGCCACCGGAGGCGGCGGGGGCGGCCGTACGAACCGGATGCCGGTGCCGTTCACCGCGTCGCCGGTGCTGGCGCCGATCGTCGAGGAGATCGTCGCCGAGGAGCCGTCGCTCGCCGAGCAGCAGGACGACGCGCTCGCCGACACCGTCCTGGACGTGATCGTCCAGCGGATGCAGGGCCAGGGCCCGCCGGCGCACCAGGTGTGGCTGCCGCCGCTGGACGAGTCCCCCACCGTCAACCAGCTGCTGCCGGCGCTCGCGGTCACGCCCGAGCGGGGCGTGCACGCCCCGGAGTACACGGCGCTCGGCAAGCTGGTCGTGCCGGTCGCGCTCGTGGACAAGCCGTTCGAGCAGCGGCGTGACGTGATGTACCTGGACTTCTCCGCGGGCGCCGGTCACGGCCTGGTCGTCGGTGGTCCGCAGTCCGGCAAGTCGACGCTGATCCGGTCCGCGATGGCGGGCTTCGCGCTCACCCACACCCCGGCCGAGGTGCAGTTCTACTGCCTCGACTTCGGTGGCGGCGGCATGCTGGCCATGGAGGAACTGCCGCACGTCGGCGGGGTGGCCTCCCGGCTGGACGCGGAGAAGGTGCGCCGTACGGTCGCCGAGGTCGTCGGCATCCTCAACGAGCGCGAGGAGTTCTTCCGCGCGAACGGCATCGACTCCATGGGCACGTACCGCCAGCGGCGGGCCGCGGGCGCGTTCCCGGACCAGAAGTGGGGCGACGTCTTCCTCGTCATCGACGGCTGGGGCACGTTCAAGACCGACTACGAGCAGCTCGACCCGGTCATCCTGGACATCGCCGGCCGCGGTCTGGGCTTCGGCATCCACCTGATCCTCGGCGCCTCCCGCTACACCGAGGTGCGGCCGGCCCTGCGCGACCAGCTCCTGAACCGCGTCGAGCTGCGGCTCGGCGACCCGATGGAGTCGGAGTTCGACCGCAAGCGCGCGGAGAACGTGCCGATGGGCCGGCCGGGCCGCGGTCTGTCCCCGGAGAAGCTGGACTACCTGGCCGCGCTGCCGCGTATCGACGGCAACTGCGAGCCGGAGAGCCTCAGCGAGGGCATGGCGCACCTGGTGGCGACGGTCAAGGAGCACTGGCAGGGCGAGCCCGCCCCGAAGGTGCGGATGCTGCCGACGCTGCTCCCGGCGAGCGACCTGCCCAAGGGCGGCGACTACCCGGAGCACGGCATCGCGATCGGTGTCGACGAGACCACGCTGTCGCCGGCGTTCGTCGACTTCGAGACGGACCCGCTGCTGGTCATCTACGGCGAGAGCGAGTCCGGCAAGTCCTCGCTGCTGCGTCTGATCGCCAAGCAGATCTCGGAGCGCTACTCCTCCGACAAGGCGCTCATGGTGGTCTCCGACTACCGGCGCGCGCTGCTCGGCGAGATCCCCGAGAGCCACATGTACAAGTACTGTGCCGCGGGACCGCAGCTCCAGGAGGTCATCACCGGGCTGGCCGGTTCCCTGGGCCGCCGGATGCCGGGGCCGGACGTCACGCCGGAGCAGCTGCGCAACCGCAGCTGGTACGACCTGCCGGACGCGTTCGTGATCGTGGACGACTACGACCTGGTGGCGACCAGCAGCGGCAACCCGCTCCAGCCGCTGCTGGAGTACCTGCCGTTCGCCCGCGACCTGGGCCTGCGCCTGATCCTGGCGCGCAGCTCGTCGGGTGCGGGGCGGTCCTCGTTCGAGCCGGTGATGCAGCGCACGAAGGAGCTGGGCGCCCAGGGTCTGATCCTTTCGGGTGACCCGGGCGAGGGTCCGCTGATGGGCAACATCAAGGCGACCAGCCTGACGCCGGGCCGAGCGCACTTCATCACGCGCAAGCGCGGGGCCCAGCTGGTGCAGACCGGATGGCTGCCCGCGAACAGCGGCTGA
- a CDS encoding ATP-binding protein — MGDEEFMNASDDASDEEHGGAVGYAPHPHIGGRTAVLRALAAWRMQWPGAPRVVVLTGSPGSGRSRLVTGFLMLCDPEYRKQLPLDDLDPTIVPPDLPAPAVPDPRGLTADQFLWTIADHYGLGAARTSDIVPELAAAADPVTIVVPDVDRAGPVRATEEPARLVRDVLKPLAAAGTVQLLADVPRELTAEVIESLPAGQGQVIDLDEPRWADPAGLVLQVETSLDPRLGAPALPYTEDPGARRALAEAVAERADGSRLTAQLAVQCILMRPEGFDPADTSGLPTNVGEVLDWHAQRLGADPQTLRLMLAAPALAEGEGLPIELWGPLANAVAGRDMSREIADGMLLAGPFVQPVEVQAPTQASVQTPVQGSPTEQAGEEATGSRTLLRLVHPAVADAVRAGLADVRGAQTRIAMALLEAVPQQDWSRADPYVRDHLAAHTLAAGLLPQLLTDPALFAHADPVTLRAAVEAVPYDTLGAPARTYLRTAPLLTRSQAPVAMRAALLETAFVEDGLGPYADALHALDLDLPWRTLWSMSLPGVTGVTVGSLPQAPADGAAAAPGRTGGGQESDASSGAASNSDAGSSGASAAASAALPVAVVLVPEGTPGSRAVPSGSAGTGDGAGTDNGAEAINGARAGGTAVLIHQLLGPGTVDADPALILRPSEDARAAAPLALSRGADYLRVWDRQRRTVVAALISDTPFTGADLSPEGVLVVATARGVKALRIPLPEPVPLPEPPGDTAATDASVPAPASIPAPASAPAPAAPSDPDHPADTPAGPHGREGDRS, encoded by the coding sequence ATGGGGGACGAGGAATTCATGAACGCCTCGGACGACGCCTCGGACGAGGAGCACGGCGGCGCGGTGGGGTATGCGCCCCACCCGCACATCGGCGGCCGTACCGCCGTGCTGCGCGCGCTCGCCGCGTGGCGCATGCAGTGGCCCGGCGCGCCCCGCGTCGTCGTGCTCACCGGGAGCCCCGGCAGCGGCCGTTCGCGCCTGGTGACCGGCTTCCTCATGCTGTGCGACCCGGAGTACCGCAAGCAACTGCCGCTGGACGACCTGGACCCGACCATCGTGCCGCCGGACCTGCCCGCGCCCGCCGTGCCGGATCCCCGGGGGCTCACCGCCGACCAGTTCCTGTGGACGATCGCCGACCACTACGGCCTCGGTGCCGCCCGCACCTCGGACATCGTCCCCGAACTCGCCGCGGCCGCGGACCCGGTGACGATCGTCGTCCCCGACGTCGACCGGGCCGGCCCGGTGCGCGCCACCGAGGAGCCCGCCCGGCTGGTGCGGGACGTGCTGAAGCCGCTCGCGGCGGCCGGGACGGTCCAGCTGCTCGCCGACGTGCCACGGGAGCTGACCGCCGAGGTGATCGAGTCGCTGCCGGCCGGGCAGGGCCAGGTGATCGACCTGGACGAACCGCGCTGGGCCGACCCGGCGGGCCTGGTCCTCCAGGTGGAGACGTCGCTCGACCCGAGGCTCGGCGCCCCCGCGCTGCCGTACACCGAAGATCCCGGCGCACGCCGGGCACTCGCCGAGGCCGTCGCGGAGCGCGCCGACGGCAGCCGGCTGACCGCGCAGCTCGCCGTGCAGTGCATCCTCATGCGGCCCGAGGGCTTCGACCCGGCCGACACCTCCGGGTTGCCGACGAACGTGGGTGAGGTCCTGGACTGGCACGCACAGCGGCTGGGCGCCGACCCTCAGACGCTGCGGCTGATGCTGGCGGCGCCGGCCCTCGCCGAGGGAGAGGGGCTGCCCATCGAGCTGTGGGGCCCCCTGGCGAACGCCGTCGCCGGGCGCGACATGAGCCGTGAGATCGCGGACGGGATGCTGCTGGCGGGGCCGTTCGTGCAGCCGGTGGAGGTGCAGGCGCCGACGCAGGCATCTGTGCAGACGCCCGTGCAGGGCTCTCCCACGGAGCAGGCGGGTGAAGAAGCCACCGGCAGCCGTACGCTGCTTCGCCTCGTCCATCCCGCTGTCGCCGACGCCGTACGGGCCGGTCTGGCCGACGTGCGGGGCGCGCAGACCCGTATCGCCATGGCGCTGCTGGAGGCCGTACCGCAGCAGGACTGGTCCCGGGCCGACCCGTACGTCCGCGACCACCTCGCCGCGCACACCCTGGCGGCCGGCCTGCTGCCGCAACTGCTCACCGACCCGGCCCTGTTCGCCCACGCCGACCCGGTGACCCTGCGGGCGGCGGTCGAAGCCGTGCCGTACGACACCCTGGGCGCCCCGGCCCGCACGTACCTGCGCACGGCCCCGCTGCTCACCCGCTCCCAGGCGCCCGTCGCCATGCGTGCCGCGCTCCTGGAGACGGCCTTCGTCGAGGACGGCCTCGGTCCGTACGCCGACGCGCTGCACGCGCTCGACCTGGATCTGCCGTGGCGCACCCTGTGGAGCATGTCGCTGCCCGGTGTCACCGGCGTCACGGTCGGCAGCCTTCCGCAAGCTCCGGCCGACGGGGCGGCCGCGGCCCCGGGGCGCACGGGCGGCGGACAGGAGAGCGATGCGAGCAGCGGTGCTGCCAGTAACAGCGATGCGGGTAGCAGCGGTGCGAGTGCGGCGGCTTCCGCCGCACTGCCCGTCGCTGTCGTTCTCGTCCCCGAGGGCACCCCGGGCTCGCGCGCGGTCCCGAGCGGTAGCGCGGGGACGGGCGATGGCGCGGGGACGGACAACGGCGCAGAGGCGATCAATGGCGCGAGGGCGGGCGGCACCGCCGTGCTCATCCATCAGTTGCTGGGCCCCGGAACCGTGGACGCCGACCCGGCGCTGATCCTGCGCCCCTCGGAGGACGCACGGGCCGCGGCGCCGCTCGCGCTGAGCCGGGGCGCCGACTACCTCCGCGTATGGGACCGACAGCGTCGGACAGTGGTGGCCGCGCTGATCAGCGACACTCCCTTCACGGGAGCCGACCTGTCCCCCGAAGGCGTGCTCGTCGTCGCCACGGCGCGCGGCGTGAAGGCGTTGCGGATACCGCTGCCGGAGCCGGTACCGCTACCGGAACCGCCAGGGGACACCGCTGCCACGGACGCCTCCGTACCGGCCCCCGCCTCCATACCGGCTCCTGCCTCCGCCCCGGCTCCCGCCGCTCCCTCCGACCCCGACCACCCAGCCGACACCCCCGCCGGCCCGCACGGCCGCGAAGGAGACCGTTCGTGA